One Amycolatopsis sp. NBC_00355 genomic window carries:
- a CDS encoding glycosyltransferase 87 family protein: MSTSPPASEARTGRVLAGGIALLVLAFGVVAWLAGWHLGADSAVYRAGALTLVHGDPLYTRDVLTALPDWVRLPFTYTPAAAPLFLPFALVPSGLVWGVIAFLSVVALMVVITVVSSSPGRSLAWWALPAGTAAALALEPVWKTLFLGQINLILMAFVVLDVLVLSARGSRFAGVLIGVAAAIKLTPLIFVPHLFFTGRWKDGLRALGTFVVLEAVMFAVIPVDALRFWRDSATDPSRVGSVHWIFNQSLNGLVSRASHLAPWSLAVAVGVAAVLAVPAVWLVVRLHRRGEDAAALLVTAFYGLLLSPVSWSHHWVWCVPLLTLLLVKGKRRVAAAVAVLFVSQIVMLVPNGGDTEFGWGLGLSVLGNVYVLAAAAGIVGLAVRELRLVRRSPQVATV, encoded by the coding sequence ATGTCGACGTCCCCACCGGCGTCTGAGGCCCGCACCGGCCGGGTGCTCGCCGGGGGTATCGCGCTTCTCGTTCTCGCCTTCGGGGTGGTCGCCTGGCTGGCGGGCTGGCACCTGGGCGCGGACAGCGCCGTCTACCGCGCCGGCGCGCTGACCCTGGTCCACGGCGACCCGCTCTACACCCGTGACGTGCTGACGGCGCTGCCCGACTGGGTGCGCCTGCCGTTCACCTACACCCCGGCTGCGGCGCCGCTCTTCCTGCCGTTCGCCCTCGTGCCGTCGGGCCTGGTCTGGGGCGTGATCGCGTTTTTGTCGGTGGTCGCCCTTATGGTCGTGATCACGGTGGTTTCGTCGTCGCCGGGGCGCTCACTCGCGTGGTGGGCGCTGCCGGCGGGAACGGCCGCCGCTCTGGCGCTGGAACCGGTGTGGAAGACGCTGTTCCTGGGCCAGATCAACTTGATACTGATGGCGTTCGTGGTGCTGGACGTCCTGGTGCTCTCGGCGCGCGGGTCGCGTTTCGCGGGCGTGCTGATCGGCGTGGCGGCGGCGATCAAGCTCACCCCGCTGATCTTCGTGCCGCACCTGTTCTTCACCGGCCGGTGGAAGGACGGGCTGCGCGCGCTGGGCACGTTCGTCGTGCTGGAAGCGGTGATGTTCGCGGTCATCCCGGTCGACGCGCTGCGATTCTGGCGGGATTCGGCGACCGACCCGAGCCGGGTCGGGTCGGTGCACTGGATCTTCAACCAGTCGCTCAACGGGCTGGTCAGCCGGGCTTCGCACCTCGCGCCCTGGTCGCTGGCGGTGGCGGTCGGGGTGGCGGCGGTGCTGGCCGTGCCCGCGGTGTGGCTGGTGGTGCGGCTGCACCGGCGCGGGGAGGACGCGGCGGCGCTGCTCGTGACGGCGTTCTACGGGCTGCTGCTCTCGCCGGTGTCGTGGTCGCACCATTGGGTCTGGTGCGTGCCGTTGCTCACGCTGCTGCTGGTGAAGGGCAAGCGCAGGGTCGCGGCGGCGGTCGCGGTGCTGTTCGTCTCGCAGATCGTGATGCTGGTGCCCAACGGCGGCGACACGGAGTTCGGCTGGGGCCTGGGCCTCTCGGTTCTCGGCAACGTCTACGTGCTCGCGGCGGCGGCCGGGATCGTCGGGCTCGCGGTGCGGGAGCTACGGCTGGTCCGGCGGTCACCGCAGGTCGCCACCGTTTAG
- a CDS encoding 5-(carboxyamino)imidazole ribonucleotide synthase, with the protein MDKHTGLPVVGMVGGGQLARMTHQAAISLGQSLRVLAAGENESAGLVAGDVVQGHHTDLEALRQFAASVDVLTFDHEHVPGEHLLTLAMEGYVIRPAPSALGFAQNKLVMREMMAGMGVPGPAFAEVSTVDDALAFGGEHGWPVVLKASSGGYDGRGVWMLDTAQQARETVPQLLEAGTPLLVEEKVVMRRELAALVARSPFGQGAAYPVVETVQTGGINTEVLAPAPGLSEDRVHEAQDLALRVASTLDVTGLLAVELFETDTGLLVNELAMRPHNSGHWTMDGSRTSQFEQHLRAVLDYPLGRTDMVAPACVMANVLGASVLPEMGPDERLHHLFARYPEARVHLYGKQERPGRKLGHVNFTGERMDDLRNRALLAAHWLSHAVWLDGHEIH; encoded by the coding sequence ATGGACAAACACACCGGTCTGCCTGTCGTGGGCATGGTGGGCGGCGGGCAACTCGCCCGGATGACCCACCAGGCGGCGATCTCCCTCGGTCAGTCACTGCGCGTCCTCGCCGCGGGCGAAAACGAGTCCGCCGGGCTCGTCGCGGGTGACGTCGTACAGGGGCACCACACTGATCTCGAGGCGCTGCGGCAGTTCGCGGCCTCGGTCGACGTGCTCACGTTCGACCACGAGCACGTGCCCGGTGAGCACCTGCTGACCCTGGCGATGGAGGGTTACGTCATCCGGCCGGCGCCGTCCGCGCTCGGCTTCGCGCAGAACAAGCTGGTGATGCGCGAGATGATGGCCGGCATGGGCGTGCCGGGCCCCGCCTTCGCCGAAGTGTCCACTGTGGACGACGCGCTGGCGTTCGGCGGCGAGCACGGCTGGCCGGTGGTGCTCAAGGCGTCCAGCGGCGGTTACGACGGCCGTGGCGTCTGGATGCTCGACACCGCGCAGCAGGCCCGCGAGACCGTGCCGCAGCTCCTGGAAGCAGGCACCCCGCTGCTGGTCGAGGAGAAGGTGGTGATGCGGCGCGAACTGGCGGCGCTCGTCGCCCGCTCGCCCTTCGGCCAGGGCGCGGCGTACCCGGTGGTCGAGACCGTGCAGACCGGCGGCATCAACACCGAGGTCCTCGCGCCGGCGCCGGGCCTTTCGGAGGACCGGGTCCACGAGGCGCAGGACCTCGCGCTGCGCGTCGCGTCGACGCTGGACGTCACCGGCCTGCTGGCGGTGGAGCTGTTCGAGACCGACACCGGCCTGCTGGTGAACGAGCTCGCGATGCGCCCGCACAACTCCGGGCACTGGACGATGGACGGCTCGCGCACCTCGCAGTTCGAGCAGCACCTGCGGGCGGTCCTCGACTACCCGCTGGGCCGCACCGACATGGTCGCGCCCGCGTGCGTGATGGCGAACGTGCTGGGCGCGTCGGTGCTGCCCGAGATGGGGCCGGACGAGCGGCTGCACCACCTCTTCGCGCGGTACCCGGAGGCCCGGGTGCACCTGTACGGCAAGCAGGAGCGGCCGGGCCGCAAGCTCGGGCACGTGAACTTCACCGGTGAGCGCATGGACGACCTGCGCAACCGCGCGCTGCTCGCGGCGCACTGGCTGTCCCACGCCGTCTGGCTCGACGGCCACGAGATCCACTAG